A DNA window from Candidatus Bathyarchaeota archaeon contains the following coding sequences:
- a CDS encoding exonuclease SbcCD subunit D — protein sequence MRIIHTSDLHLGVATYGSEDPSSGVNRRILDFFQVFDQVIDYTLSNDADVLLMCGDTFKDVNPTSTILKMFAARLRRLTSGGVDVVILLGNHDTPKTVGRTAPPEIFDELKIEKVYVSARPDILNLKSKNGEKLRIFTLPYRHPIHVAAKIEKTQAAKIDFDREAIQAAYQTEIKRNIEIFTKSGRRDAEVTILAGHLYVEGARRGSEKIYIVGEEYAIPPSILQRETFDYIALGHVHTHQRLPGEPPAVYSGSLERIDFSEVDETKGFIDMKYKDGIISWSFIPVKTRPMLKLEIDCTKSKKPIETVKSEIGKFNIEDAIVKIILKIKNGAYIDLNQTQNTLSKTFWHQIVQERIFEEQPIHTPTLESLNPHETLSRYLKSLRLPEDEVELLRRLGDEIVEEIMVEAEKT from the coding sequence ATGAGGATCATACATACATCAGACCTTCACTTAGGAGTTGCAACATATGGGTCGGAGGACCCCTCAAGCGGAGTAAACAGGCGTATCCTAGACTTCTTCCAAGTATTCGACCAAGTTATAGACTACACTCTAAGCAATGATGCTGACGTCTTGTTAATGTGTGGTGACACCTTCAAAGACGTCAATCCAACATCTACGATCCTGAAAATGTTCGCCGCCAGACTCCGCAGACTCACCTCCGGAGGGGTTGACGTTGTGATTCTTCTTGGAAACCATGATACTCCAAAGACTGTCGGTAGAACAGCGCCACCAGAAATATTCGATGAACTGAAGATTGAAAAGGTCTATGTCTCCGCTAGACCAGACATCCTAAACCTCAAATCCAAGAATGGTGAAAAACTGAGAATATTCACCCTCCCATACAGGCATCCGATACATGTAGCAGCCAAGATTGAGAAAACCCAGGCTGCAAAGATCGATTTCGACAGGGAAGCCATCCAAGCCGCATATCAAACAGAGATAAAGAGGAACATCGAGATATTTACAAAGTCAGGTAGAAGGGACGCCGAGGTAACTATTCTTGCAGGCCACCTCTACGTTGAGGGTGCCCGAAGGGGATCTGAAAAGATCTATATTGTAGGCGAGGAATATGCGATCCCGCCGAGCATCCTACAGAGGGAGACTTTCGACTACATCGCCTTAGGACACGTCCACACACACCAAAGATTGCCTGGGGAGCCTCCTGCAGTCTACTCAGGCTCCCTGGAGAGGATAGACTTCAGCGAGGTAGACGAGACCAAAGGCTTCATAGACATGAAATACAAAGACGGGATAATATCCTGGAGTTTCATACCTGTCAAGACACGTCCAATGCTCAAACTCGAGATAGACTGCACAAAATCAAAGAAACCCATCGAAACCGTAAAGAGTGAAATTGGAAAGTTCAACATTGAAGACGCCATAGTCAAAATCATCCTCAAAATCAAAAACGGAGCCTACATCGACCTCAACCAGACCCAAAACACCCTCTCCAAAACATTCTGGCATCAAATAGTCCAAGAGAGAATATTTGAGGAGCAGCCGATTCACACACCTACCCTAGAGAGCCTGAACCCCCATGAGACATTGAGCCGATACCTGAAGAGCCTCAGACTCCCAGAGGATGAGGTTGAATTGCTGAGGAGGCTCGGAGACGAAATAGTTGAGGAGATCATGGTGGAGGCTGAGAAGACCTGA